A DNA window from Pseudoalteromonas spongiae UST010723-006 contains the following coding sequences:
- a CDS encoding YhdP family protein yields MQKVRHTCFWCLRKVWQIFAISLVLVAVLVSLLKYSLPYANDYKAEIEALITEQVGTNIAIGSISAGWEHTGPALVLNQVSFGKNQPLALGLYVEQSRLHVNVWQSVLQRRLVSNYFVLSGLNAKVDLTQPFPSSDESTDGANLIDVLETLFLAQSGHFAVEDSQFLVNTKRNEKRVIAIERVTWQNRNNQHQGVGYITLPGISDNRLEIILDLYGEHFSESFGSLFVESKQLNASSWLRDVLSDDVTQVKSDINFKAWARFKEFKVENIQLDWQPSEISWQQENERESLQINAGTLRVRPHNDGWRFETSELDIAANQNQWPSFGGKIDYNNGRITTQWRDFPLALLSDVAPLLPFEQTKIVEQLLLKGSVSDLYVQYHNPEDYFFTTSVRDLSWQHYNGIPGVQNLSLTLVGDQSAVKLSVQGNEDYIMTGELFTRAIPYKQLTINLDFLKQAQGWRLESDTIWLDNDELTFAAEFSLNLFEQSELSLYAEMQGPEVLKARHYFPRGYMPQGTIDYLNRSLRGGKIDVAKVLWQGKLSDFPYQEHNGRFLVDAKVTDATFNFNQSWPDITKLEADLIFSNERMDIVSQQGVLAGLQLGNGVVVSIDDLSHASTLNVDIETQQKAQELQPFFAATPLKDSIGAVLETVQGQGKVLGKTRIQVPLSKGEVSVSGSVDLKNTPIFIAKPGIPFDQVTGTLIFNNSDIQLKNATASWLDMPFKFNLQGKQQGENYDLSVTGDASWQVSDIVKHTQGIMSGYMSGVVPFDIAFNMQLKPQGFNYTASASSDLIGLSTALPTPYSKKRDQVWPLTLNVRGDEISNLITANINQQLYFNSIVDNRLGKVSNAHLIVGENDLGINASGFDVTVALSKADIVEWIPFIDHLVATPTESNSDHQVFPKLKEVNANIDYATLSEIEFNDLEINLSALAQSTQLKINGKEVRAEVSIPRILAQRPVFIEADYLRLNFKPEETEPQPSAGLKPIDDFGSPQDNEWLTHLPAIRFNCADCKVDSYQLDKLALDLDPADNGLLISKLTVDKGKHLFIGEGSWQKQKTNLSGKLVSKDIGELTDEFDLTSSIKESNAEIDIDLYWYGTPYQFNTQSLSGDLKWRLGDGYITDISDGGARVFSLLSLDSLVRKLKLDFRDVFAKGFFYNSMQGSMQVDKGVAYTKDTELNGVPADLTIKGYADLNTHKIDYTMWVAPEVTSSIPVIVAWMVNPVTGLAALAIDKVLHSARVISEIEYTITGTFEQPVVTEKGKKSREIEIPQSTLPGTPKQDVLPAEKKIVPLSDATMPNEQSKVDKTEGQNQ; encoded by the coding sequence GTGCAAAAAGTAAGGCACACCTGTTTTTGGTGTTTACGTAAAGTTTGGCAAATATTCGCGATCAGCCTTGTGCTGGTCGCTGTGCTTGTGTCGTTGCTAAAATATAGCTTGCCCTATGCCAATGATTACAAAGCTGAAATTGAAGCACTGATTACCGAACAAGTCGGCACTAATATCGCTATTGGTTCTATTTCTGCTGGTTGGGAGCACACAGGCCCCGCATTGGTACTTAATCAGGTATCGTTCGGCAAAAACCAGCCACTAGCTCTTGGACTCTATGTTGAACAATCGCGTTTGCATGTTAATGTGTGGCAATCTGTGCTGCAGCGCAGGTTAGTATCAAATTATTTTGTGTTGTCAGGGCTTAATGCCAAAGTTGATTTAACCCAGCCTTTCCCAAGCAGTGATGAAAGCACCGACGGTGCTAATTTAATCGATGTACTCGAAACCTTATTTTTAGCGCAAAGTGGTCACTTTGCTGTAGAAGATAGCCAATTTTTAGTTAATACCAAGCGCAATGAAAAGCGCGTTATTGCTATTGAGCGTGTCACTTGGCAAAACCGTAACAATCAGCATCAAGGCGTAGGTTACATCACCTTGCCTGGTATTTCTGATAATCGATTAGAGATTATTCTCGATTTATACGGTGAACATTTCTCTGAATCTTTTGGTTCTTTATTTGTTGAAAGTAAGCAGCTAAATGCGAGCAGTTGGTTGCGCGATGTGCTTTCGGATGATGTAACCCAAGTTAAAAGCGATATTAACTTTAAAGCATGGGCGCGATTTAAAGAGTTTAAAGTTGAAAACATTCAACTAGATTGGCAACCAAGCGAGATTAGCTGGCAACAAGAAAACGAAAGAGAGTCGTTACAAATCAATGCAGGTACGTTAAGAGTGCGACCGCACAACGATGGTTGGCGATTTGAAACGTCTGAACTTGATATTGCTGCTAATCAAAATCAATGGCCAAGCTTTGGTGGTAAAATTGACTACAACAATGGCCGCATTACGACGCAATGGCGTGACTTTCCACTGGCATTATTAAGTGATGTAGCGCCTTTGCTCCCCTTTGAGCAAACTAAAATTGTTGAGCAGCTATTGCTAAAAGGCTCAGTTTCAGACCTTTATGTGCAATATCACAACCCAGAAGATTATTTCTTTACTACCTCAGTGCGCGATTTGTCATGGCAGCACTATAATGGCATTCCTGGGGTGCAAAACTTATCGCTCACGCTGGTAGGCGATCAATCAGCAGTTAAGTTGTCAGTTCAAGGTAATGAAGATTACATCATGACAGGCGAGCTGTTTACGCGTGCTATTCCGTACAAGCAATTAACCATTAACCTTGATTTTCTTAAACAAGCGCAAGGCTGGAGACTCGAAAGTGACACTATTTGGTTAGATAATGATGAGCTGACCTTCGCCGCAGAGTTTTCACTTAATTTATTTGAGCAAAGCGAACTTAGTTTATATGCAGAGATGCAGGGGCCAGAAGTACTTAAAGCGCGTCATTATTTTCCACGAGGTTATATGCCGCAGGGCACAATTGATTACCTCAATCGTTCACTGCGAGGCGGTAAAATAGATGTGGCAAAAGTGTTGTGGCAAGGTAAGTTAAGTGACTTCCCATATCAAGAACACAACGGCCGCTTTTTAGTTGACGCTAAAGTGACCGACGCAACATTTAACTTTAATCAATCGTGGCCAGATATTACTAAACTTGAAGCTGATTTAATTTTTTCAAATGAACGCATGGACATTGTATCGCAGCAAGGTGTACTTGCTGGATTGCAGTTAGGTAACGGCGTTGTTGTTAGTATTGACGACTTATCACACGCAAGTACGCTAAATGTTGATATTGAAACACAGCAAAAAGCACAAGAATTACAGCCTTTCTTTGCGGCCACACCACTAAAAGACTCTATTGGTGCGGTACTTGAAACCGTGCAAGGGCAGGGTAAGGTACTTGGTAAAACACGCATTCAAGTACCGTTAAGTAAAGGCGAAGTGAGCGTAAGCGGTTCTGTTGACCTTAAAAATACCCCGATTTTTATTGCAAAGCCGGGTATTCCTTTCGATCAGGTGACCGGTACTTTAATCTTTAACAACAGCGATATTCAGCTCAAAAATGCGACGGCTAGTTGGCTTGATATGCCGTTTAAGTTTAATTTGCAAGGCAAGCAGCAAGGCGAAAACTACGACCTGTCAGTGACAGGTGATGCCAGCTGGCAAGTGAGTGACATTGTTAAGCATACGCAAGGCATTATGAGTGGTTACATGAGTGGTGTTGTGCCGTTTGATATTGCGTTTAATATGCAGCTAAAGCCGCAAGGGTTTAATTATACTGCCAGTGCATCGTCAGATTTAATTGGCTTAAGTACAGCATTACCAACGCCATACAGTAAAAAGCGTGATCAAGTATGGCCACTTACCTTAAATGTAAGAGGCGATGAAATCTCGAACTTGATCACCGCCAATATTAATCAGCAACTCTATTTTAATAGTATTGTTGATAATCGCTTAGGTAAGGTAAGTAATGCACACTTGATCGTCGGTGAAAATGATCTTGGTATTAACGCCAGTGGTTTCGATGTGACGGTAGCCCTTTCAAAAGCCGATATCGTGGAGTGGATCCCGTTTATTGATCATTTGGTTGCTACACCAACCGAGTCGAATTCGGATCATCAAGTATTTCCTAAGTTAAAAGAGGTAAATGCCAATATCGATTATGCGACACTATCGGAAATTGAATTTAATGATCTTGAGATAAACCTTAGCGCATTAGCGCAGTCTACCCAGCTGAAAATTAATGGTAAAGAAGTACGCGCAGAAGTGAGTATACCGCGTATTCTTGCGCAGCGACCTGTGTTTATTGAAGCTGATTATTTACGGCTTAACTTTAAACCTGAAGAAACAGAGCCACAACCTAGTGCTGGTTTAAAGCCAATTGATGACTTTGGTAGCCCACAAGATAATGAATGGTTAACCCATTTACCGGCGATTCGATTTAACTGTGCCGATTGTAAAGTGGATAGCTATCAGTTAGATAAGCTTGCGCTCGATTTAGATCCGGCTGATAACGGTTTGCTGATCAGTAAGTTGACTGTCGATAAAGGCAAGCACTTATTTATCGGTGAAGGCAGCTGGCAAAAACAAAAAACTAACTTAAGCGGTAAACTAGTAAGTAAGGATATCGGAGAGCTAACCGACGAATTCGACCTCACCAGCTCAATTAAAGAATCTAACGCCGAAATTGATATTGATTTGTACTGGTATGGTACGCCTTATCAGTTTAATACGCAGTCGCTTTCTGGCGATTTAAAGTGGCGCTTAGGCGATGGCTATATTACCGATATTAGCGATGGTGGAGCACGTGTATTTTCATTGTTAAGCCTAGATTCGTTAGTGCGTAAGCTAAAGCTGGATTTTAGAGATGTATTTGCCAAAGGGTTTTTCTACAACAGCATGCAAGGCAGTATGCAGGTTGATAAGGGCGTGGCGTATACCAAAGATACTGAGCTAAATGGTGTGCCTGCAGATTTAACCATTAAAGGTTATGCAGACCTTAATACGCATAAAATTGATTACACCATGTGGGTTGCGCCAGAGGTGACTTCAAGCATTCCAGTAATTGTTGCTTGGATGGTAAACCCTGTAACAGGTTTAGCTGCACTTGCGATAGATAAAGTGTTGCATTCAGCGCGCGTTATTTCTGAAATTGAATACACCATTACCGGCACCTTTGAGCAACCAGTTGTTACAGAAAAAGGCAAGAAGAGCCGTGAAATTGAAATTCCACAATCGACTTTGCCTGGTACACCCAAACAAGATGTGTTGCCAGCTGAAAAGAAAATAGTGCCGCTAAGTGATGCAACTATGCCAAATGAGCAATCTAAAGTTGATAAAACAGAAGGTCAAAATCAATGA
- the mreD gene encoding rod shape-determining protein MreD codes for MTRHLGFILLSVFVSLVLALMPLPIAFEMYRPDLVLLVIMYWSIALPHRVNIGFAWMAGLIIDLALGSPLGVRSLTYSIVIYITASNYQKIRNFSVWQQAMLVALFLALYYLLVFWLNHFLLDIYFLPQYLWPVLTGALAWPWLFLLLRKYRRHFRIR; via the coding sequence ATGACTAGGCATTTAGGATTTATTTTACTCTCGGTATTTGTCTCTTTAGTACTTGCATTAATGCCATTGCCCATTGCATTTGAAATGTATCGTCCTGATTTAGTGCTGTTGGTAATTATGTATTGGTCTATCGCCTTACCCCATAGGGTAAACATTGGCTTTGCATGGATGGCCGGCCTGATTATTGACTTAGCGCTTGGATCTCCACTCGGTGTGCGATCACTTACTTACTCAATTGTGATTTATATTACGGCAAGTAATTACCAGAAAATTCGTAATTTTAGTGTTTGGCAGCAAGCGATGTTAGTGGCGTTGTTTTTAGCGCTTTATTATCTTTTGGTGTTTTGGCTGAATCACTTTTTACTCGATATTTATTTTTTACCACAATATTTATGGCCGGTATTAACGGGCGCATTGGCGTGGCCATGGTTGTTTTTACTGCTAAGAAAATATCGACGTCACTTTAGGATACGCTAA
- a CDS encoding rod shape-determining protein → MFKKLRGLFSNDLSIDLGTANTLIYVKDQGIVLNEPSVVAIRHDKPGGPKSVASVGQEAKQMLGRTPGNIKAIRPMKDGVIADFYVTEKMLQHFIKQVHNNNFLRPSPRVLVCVPCGATQVEKRAIRESAMGAGAREVYLIEEPMAAAIGAGLPVSEATGSMVVDIGGGTTEVAIISLNGIVYSSSVRIGGDKFDEAIINYVRRNFGSLIGEATAERIKHEIGSAFNGEEVKEIEVRGRNLAEGVPRSFTLNSSEILEALQEPLQGIVSAVMVALEQSPPELASDISAHGMVLTGGGALLKDLDRLLMEETGIPVVVAEDPLTCVARGGGKALEMIDMHGGDVFSYD, encoded by the coding sequence ATGTTTAAAAAATTACGTGGTCTTTTTTCTAACGATTTATCAATCGATCTCGGAACTGCCAATACACTTATCTATGTGAAAGATCAGGGCATTGTTTTAAATGAACCATCGGTTGTGGCAATTCGTCACGACAAACCAGGTGGCCCTAAAAGTGTTGCATCAGTAGGTCAAGAAGCAAAACAAATGCTTGGCCGTACACCTGGTAATATCAAAGCAATTCGCCCAATGAAAGACGGCGTTATTGCCGACTTTTACGTAACCGAAAAAATGTTACAGCACTTTATTAAACAAGTGCACAACAATAACTTCTTACGTCCAAGTCCACGTGTTTTAGTGTGTGTACCGTGTGGTGCAACACAAGTTGAAAAACGTGCGATTCGTGAATCAGCAATGGGTGCAGGTGCGCGCGAAGTTTACCTAATTGAAGAACCAATGGCCGCTGCGATTGGTGCTGGTTTACCGGTATCTGAAGCAACTGGTTCAATGGTTGTAGATATTGGTGGTGGTACAACTGAAGTCGCTATTATCTCTTTAAACGGTATTGTTTACTCATCATCAGTTCGCATTGGTGGTGATAAGTTCGATGAAGCAATTATTAACTATGTACGTCGTAATTTCGGTAGTTTAATTGGTGAAGCAACCGCTGAACGTATTAAACATGAAATTGGTTCTGCATTTAATGGCGAAGAAGTAAAAGAAATTGAAGTACGTGGTCGCAATCTTGCTGAAGGTGTGCCGCGCTCATTCACGCTAAATTCAAGTGAAATTCTAGAAGCACTGCAAGAACCGTTACAAGGTATTGTAAGTGCAGTAATGGTTGCGTTAGAGCAATCTCCGCCTGAGCTGGCTTCCGATATTTCAGCACACGGTATGGTATTAACCGGTGGTGGTGCATTGCTAAAAGATCTTGACCGTTTATTAATGGAAGAGACGGGCATTCCGGTTGTTGTTGCGGAAGATCCATTAACCTGCGTAGCGCGTGGCGGTGGTAAAGCACTAGAAATGATTGATATGCATGGTGGTGATGTATTTAGCTACGATTAA
- the mreC gene encoding rod shape-determining protein MreC, with the protein MNLIFGRNTSLQLRLVIAIVLSVVLIIGDRYTDGGSKVRASLNTIVSPLFYLANLPYEMFREGSKNLSSHQSLMVENDALREAQLVQNQKLQQYEFLQLENQKLRALLGSSNKLEERKLVAQVLSVHSNPYSHQVLINRGLLDDVKESLAVIDDKGIVGQVTQVGSTTSRVLLITDTQHATPVRVLRNNVRTVVEGIGKIDQLKLSHVPHSMDIRIGDVLVSSGLGGVFPEGYPVATVTSINRNEGRPFSEVYASPIAELDRIRLLILLWRNEVAND; encoded by the coding sequence ATGAATTTAATTTTTGGTAGAAATACCTCGTTGCAATTACGTTTGGTAATTGCCATCGTATTGAGTGTGGTGCTGATTATCGGCGATCGCTACACGGATGGCGGTTCCAAAGTAAGGGCTAGCTTAAACACCATAGTTAGCCCTTTGTTTTACCTTGCAAACCTCCCTTATGAAATGTTCCGCGAAGGCAGTAAAAACCTTTCTTCTCACCAGAGTTTAATGGTTGAGAACGATGCCCTACGCGAAGCGCAATTGGTGCAAAATCAAAAATTGCAGCAATATGAGTTCTTACAGCTCGAAAACCAAAAGCTAAGAGCCTTGCTCGGTTCTTCAAATAAGCTTGAAGAACGTAAGTTGGTTGCCCAAGTTTTATCAGTTCATTCCAACCCATACAGCCATCAGGTGTTGATTAATCGTGGTTTACTTGATGATGTAAAAGAAAGCCTTGCGGTGATTGATGACAAAGGCATTGTTGGTCAAGTAACTCAGGTTGGCAGCACAACGAGTCGAGTGTTATTAATCACTGATACGCAACATGCTACGCCTGTGCGTGTATTGCGCAATAATGTGCGTACTGTGGTGGAAGGTATTGGTAAAATAGATCAGCTTAAACTATCTCATGTGCCACACAGTATGGATATTCGTATTGGCGATGTGCTGGTGAGTTCGGGTTTGGGTGGCGTGTTTCCTGAAGGGTACCCGGTCGCCACTGTAACGAGTATTAATCGTAACGAGGGTAGGCCTTTTTCTGAAGTCTATGCCAGTCCAATTGCCGAGCTCGACCGCATTCGTTTGCTGATTTTGCTTTGGCGCAACGAGGTGGCTAATGACTAG
- a CDS encoding SUMF1/EgtB/PvdO family nonheme iron enzyme, with product MRLAPLSLVISLSLFTWQAHGQDTNTVSSIQAEIDIKQSEFKELSGVLDKHLKQEKQLQEQLELLRSRSISLEKERNQSLDAMNDLYRRLIEDPTLDISAAQTRYQKAIADLKQNKDDIDLQLVAISSHRKDIEAIRVSKHTLVNTLESLKQQKNTARVERLRNEFTREGTVEVNHTVNCKRTETLAACEQRGQSQGLQKATKRFMDQIFANITEQRVVEPKRNMSGAQVQVLSSHVVNSSFSGQGNYNTNLSVTMRGEVNASRLCNLLNLDNSFCSDYGSAIPNVYQPVISASYDEPVVRFKDNKSAPSSASMVTNRDTVEVNTPKKERLFQLTLRSNVRDDEVFINGVSYGSTRLDVSLPSGSYDIEIRKQGYQTYTRNINLKRSQTLRANLRKETITQSNYNQTRTRQTTSTPSLSTRSTIANSAGMIVIPAGEFEMGDLTGNGLANEQPIVKKILSDSYAMNEKEVTVGEYNEFVADTAYKTEAESGQGCAYYLNGEPVWEASLNWQNPGYEQKDNFPVVCLTYSDAKAYADWLSEKTGNEYRLPTEVEWEYAARAGTKTDYPWGNDIGNNLANCGWCGSEWSNQSPAPVGSFSANRFGVYDTVGNVWEWTQKTAGRSDVAIRGGAWNFAPTLARASTRLILATDFRANYIGFRLVRER from the coding sequence ATGCGACTAGCACCTTTGTCATTGGTGATCTCGCTTAGCCTATTTACATGGCAAGCACATGGACAAGACACTAATACAGTATCAAGCATTCAAGCTGAAATAGATATTAAGCAGTCTGAATTCAAAGAGTTATCTGGTGTTTTAGATAAACATCTAAAACAAGAAAAACAATTGCAAGAGCAATTGGAATTACTTCGTTCACGTTCTATTTCGTTAGAGAAAGAACGCAACCAATCATTAGACGCGATGAATGATTTGTATCGCCGTTTAATTGAAGACCCAACATTGGATATTAGTGCAGCTCAAACGCGCTACCAAAAAGCGATTGCGGATCTAAAGCAAAATAAAGATGATATAGACCTACAGCTTGTAGCGATTTCATCTCATCGCAAAGATATTGAAGCAATCCGCGTTTCAAAACATACCTTAGTTAACACCCTCGAAAGCTTAAAGCAGCAAAAGAATACCGCACGTGTTGAGCGTTTACGTAATGAGTTTACCCGTGAAGGCACTGTTGAAGTGAATCACACAGTAAACTGTAAGCGTACTGAAACGCTGGCGGCGTGTGAGCAACGTGGTCAATCACAAGGTTTACAAAAAGCCACAAAACGCTTTATGGACCAAATTTTTGCCAATATTACCGAGCAGAGAGTGGTTGAACCAAAGCGCAATATGTCAGGTGCACAGGTTCAAGTATTAAGCAGTCATGTGGTTAATAGCTCATTTAGCGGGCAAGGTAATTACAATACCAACCTAAGCGTAACCATGCGTGGCGAAGTAAACGCCAGCCGTTTATGTAACTTGCTTAACCTAGATAACAGTTTCTGCTCTGACTATGGTTCTGCAATTCCTAATGTCTATCAGCCAGTTATAAGTGCAAGCTATGATGAACCAGTAGTGCGTTTTAAAGATAATAAAAGCGCACCCTCATCAGCAAGCATGGTAACTAACCGTGATACGGTAGAGGTCAATACGCCAAAAAAGGAGCGATTGTTCCAGCTCACATTGCGTTCTAACGTGCGCGATGATGAAGTGTTTATAAATGGCGTGAGTTACGGCTCTACTCGCTTAGATGTGTCATTGCCATCAGGCAGCTATGATATTGAAATTCGTAAACAAGGTTATCAAACCTATACGCGAAATATTAATTTAAAACGCTCGCAAACATTACGCGCAAATTTAAGAAAAGAGACGATTACTCAGTCTAACTATAATCAAACGCGTACTCGCCAAACAACGTCAACACCAAGCCTTTCAACTCGCAGCACGATTGCAAATTCAGCTGGCATGATTGTGATCCCAGCAGGTGAATTTGAAATGGGTGATTTAACCGGGAACGGTTTAGCAAACGAGCAACCTATTGTTAAAAAGATTCTGAGTGATTCGTACGCGATGAACGAGAAAGAAGTAACAGTAGGCGAATACAACGAATTTGTTGCCGATACGGCTTATAAAACAGAAGCAGAAAGTGGCCAAGGCTGTGCTTACTATTTAAATGGTGAGCCAGTGTGGGAAGCGTCGCTTAATTGGCAAAACCCAGGCTACGAGCAAAAAGATAATTTTCCAGTTGTGTGCTTAACTTATTCAGATGCCAAAGCGTATGCTGATTGGTTAAGTGAAAAAACAGGCAACGAATATCGTCTGCCAACTGAGGTGGAGTGGGAATATGCGGCACGTGCCGGCACTAAAACCGATTACCCTTGGGGTAATGATATTGGCAATAACTTAGCTAATTGTGGTTGGTGTGGTAGTGAGTGGTCAAATCAGAGCCCAGCACCTGTAGGGTCGTTTAGCGCTAACCGTTTTGGCGTTTATGACACCGTTGGTAATGTGTGGGAGTGGACCCAAAAAACGGCTGGTCGTTCTGATGTTGCGATTCGTGGCGGTGCATGGAATTTTGCACCTACCTTAGCGCGAGCGTCGACACGCCTAATTTTAGCAACGGATTTTCGTGCTAATTACATCGGTTTTCGTCTAGTGCGTGAGCGCTAG
- the rng gene encoding ribonuclease G gives MSSELLINVTPSESRVALIENGVLQEVQLEREGNLGIVGNIYLGKVSRVLPGMQAAFVDIGLEKAAFLHASDIVNSTSIAEGVDDQPIKKVQDIRELVRQGQFIMVQVVKDPLGTKGARLTTDITIPSRYLVFMPDATHVGVSQRIESEEERERLKKIVAPFHDQEGGFIVRTAAEGATEAELEHDAKFLKKLWHKIAKKRKKTRKESILHEDLTLAFRTLRDYVGEDMERIRVDSKLTYQQLTAFTEEFVPELAKALEYYPGERPIFDLFSVEHEIQRALERKVELKSGGYLIFDQTEAMTTVDVNTGAFVGHRNLEETIFNTNIEATQAIARQLRLRNLGGIIIIDFIDMASAEHKRRVLHCLEVAMAPDRAKTNINGFSALGLVEMTRKRTRESLEHILCGECPVCKGRGALKTVETVCYEILREIVRVNRAYDATKFVVYASPAVSEALINDEYHNLAELELFIKKQVSIQTESLYNQEQFDVVMM, from the coding sequence ATGAGCTCAGAGTTATTAATTAACGTCACACCTAGTGAAAGTCGCGTTGCATTAATTGAAAACGGCGTACTGCAAGAAGTGCAGCTAGAGCGTGAAGGCAATCTTGGTATTGTCGGTAATATTTACCTTGGCAAAGTGAGCCGCGTGTTGCCGGGTATGCAAGCTGCGTTTGTTGATATTGGTCTTGAAAAAGCCGCGTTTTTACACGCATCTGATATTGTAAATAGCACCTCCATTGCCGAAGGCGTGGATGATCAGCCAATCAAAAAAGTTCAGGATATTCGTGAATTAGTGAGGCAGGGGCAGTTTATTATGGTACAAGTGGTTAAAGATCCACTTGGCACTAAAGGTGCGCGCTTAACAACAGATATCACTATTCCATCGCGTTATTTAGTATTTATGCCAGATGCCACCCATGTTGGTGTATCACAGCGCATTGAAAGTGAAGAAGAGCGCGAGCGCTTAAAAAAGATCGTTGCACCATTTCATGATCAGGAAGGTGGCTTTATTGTGCGCACTGCAGCTGAAGGCGCAACCGAAGCTGAATTAGAGCACGATGCTAAATTCTTAAAAAAACTGTGGCACAAAATAGCAAAAAAACGCAAAAAAACGCGTAAAGAGTCGATTCTTCACGAAGACTTAACTCTTGCTTTTCGCACACTGCGCGATTATGTCGGTGAAGATATGGAGCGTATTCGTGTTGATTCAAAGCTCACGTATCAGCAGCTCACGGCGTTTACCGAAGAGTTTGTACCAGAGCTTGCCAAAGCATTGGAATATTACCCGGGTGAACGTCCCATTTTTGATTTGTTCAGTGTTGAACATGAAATCCAGCGAGCCCTTGAACGTAAGGTTGAACTTAAATCGGGTGGTTACTTAATATTTGACCAAACCGAAGCAATGACAACGGTGGATGTTAACACCGGTGCGTTTGTTGGCCATCGCAACCTTGAAGAAACCATTTTTAACACCAATATTGAAGCAACTCAAGCGATTGCTCGTCAGTTACGTTTGCGTAATTTAGGCGGCATTATCATTATCGACTTTATTGATATGGCCAGTGCCGAGCATAAACGTCGTGTGCTTCATTGCTTAGAAGTTGCTATGGCGCCAGATCGTGCCAAAACCAATATCAACGGTTTTTCAGCGCTAGGCTTAGTAGAAATGACACGTAAGCGTACGCGAGAGAGTTTAGAGCATATTCTGTGTGGCGAGTGCCCAGTGTGTAAAGGGCGAGGCGCACTTAAAACAGTTGAAACTGTTTGCTATGAAATTCTACGTGAAATTGTGCGTGTTAATCGTGCTTACGATGCGACTAAATTTGTGGTTTACGCTTCGCCAGCTGTGAGCGAGGCACTGATTAACGATGAGTATCACAACTTAGCTGAACTTGAACTTTTTATTAAGAAACAAGTCAGTATTCAAACGGAAAGCTTGTATAATCAAGAGCAGTTTGATGTGGTGATGATGTAG
- a CDS encoding Maf family protein has protein sequence MLTKIYLASASPRRKQLLAQLNVEFEQFATDIDETQQTSESAEQFVCRLAEEKALAGVQIAAHNYPVLGSDTVVVLNDKVLGKPADLADAIATLSSLSGQTHQVMTAIAFANQQGVMSQLVVTDVTFKQLSQQEINDYCATNEPFDKAGSYGIQGGAGRFVTKLNGSYFAVMGLPLYETEQLLAQFLKEFA, from the coding sequence ATTTTGACTAAAATTTATTTAGCGTCTGCTTCTCCCAGACGCAAACAATTGCTTGCTCAACTGAATGTTGAGTTTGAACAGTTCGCAACAGATATTGATGAAACACAACAAACAAGTGAGTCAGCTGAACAGTTTGTTTGTCGCCTTGCGGAAGAAAAAGCGTTAGCAGGTGTGCAAATAGCTGCTCATAATTACCCTGTACTGGGTTCTGACACTGTCGTGGTATTAAATGACAAGGTATTAGGTAAGCCAGCCGATTTAGCGGATGCAATTGCAACCCTTTCATCATTGTCAGGTCAAACTCATCAAGTGATGACCGCCATTGCGTTTGCCAATCAGCAAGGGGTAATGTCGCAGTTAGTCGTTACTGACGTTACATTTAAACAGTTATCACAACAAGAAATTAATGATTATTGCGCAACAAACGAGCCATTTGATAAAGCAGGAAGCTACGGTATTCAAGGCGGGGCAGGTAGATTTGTTACTAAGCTTAATGGCAGTTACTTTGCTGTTATGGGATTGCCACTGTATGAAACCGAGCAATTATTAGCGCAATTTTTAAAGGAATTTGCATGA